One segment of Thermodesulfovibrio sp. 3907-1M DNA contains the following:
- the traN gene encoding conjugal transfer protein TraN, with protein MDVYGKCPSPYIYSTENKVCVSNPICPGAYVWNAQTKQCESVNVSGGSESPGYTMPDNSCAVDLNGNGDVEKNEIFACTQTPQGYICSQGLTPCNPQYQQPSCPSGYTYNSQTQKCEATVTQGVCSSRQVPVTDYQCPTNGQIYSDLTTCNNNCLQTAQCFPQYQQPSCPSEYTYNSQTQKCESTVFEAGNCAPATGYTAHCWRWCERCQYYCTSPLPIRLPYARNGDVVAGGGRYHSWNNCDMMARFVCSNGSWVKIEDINLCYASSCWNPAINYISYAPLPPQYSFLNNYKYYCYENWNSSYWSYTMGGYNYNITPLCVSGGTYNSSTGKCELNPTCSTGTLQPQGCFTGYSCPLGSYSCSGNPPTCTKGQTCVTHSSTVTKWQCSLNGVQYDTQNQCTTSCHTACPAGGTYNPSTGKCEATATCSTGTLQPQGCFTGYGCPLGNYQCQQVNNQWMCSSYQCITQNQLQDEGDVIPSGYEDDGPRDEQGNCLGTIYIFNGKGMRCRKSGVDTGFHNCCNESRGKLYDSTGSIGGGVGNLGKVAETIAGVYQAINVGTFTVKSLSANYAIITFNNGVVDKVVHPVAGTLTGTQAQAWVDGMIKQGALTYGNPVSGGMTVRIDTSISADTLTASTMSEYLKQSGLANSVVGLATSMIIKDPVLSSAVNVAAQSILVALEYGSVLNIATAVVGLAMALFMKKCDQQDIMTSTFNDSGYCHEVGEYCIKKWKFVGCVQKAKGFCCFNSKLARIIHEQGRPQLKGFQPNGAWGDPKSPNCRGFLPEEFQALDFNKIDLSEYIEDIQRNIRQNLEPQLKQQVQQNWGR; from the coding sequence TTGGATGTTTACGGAAAATGCCCGTCTCCCTACATATATTCAACAGAAAATAAAGTTTGTGTTTCAAACCCTATTTGCCCAGGTGCATACGTCTGGAATGCTCAAACAAAACAATGTGAATCAGTTAATGTTAGTGGAGGCAGTGAATCACCGGGTTATACAATGCCTGACAATTCCTGTGCAGTTGACTTGAATGGTAATGGCGATGTTGAAAAAAATGAAATCTTTGCATGCACACAGACACCGCAGGGATACATTTGTTCTCAGGGATTAACTCCATGTAATCCTCAGTATCAGCAACCAAGTTGTCCTTCAGGGTATACATATAACTCTCAGACTCAAAAGTGTGAAGCAACTGTTACTCAGGGAGTGTGTTCGTCTCGGCAGGTACCTGTAACTGATTATCAATGCCCTACAAATGGGCAGATTTATAGTGATTTAACTACCTGTAATAATAATTGTTTGCAGACTGCACAATGTTTTCCTCAGTACCAACAGCCGTCCTGTCCTTCAGAATATACATATAATTCTCAAACTCAGAAATGTGAATCAACTGTTTTTGAAGCCGGGAATTGTGCCCCTGCAACTGGATATACTGCACATTGTTGGCGGTGGTGTGAGCGGTGTCAGTATTATTGTACTAGTCCCTTACCAATTAGACTTCCTTATGCCCGAAATGGTGATGTTGTTGCTGGTGGGGGGAGGTATCATTCGTGGAATAATTGCGATATGATGGCCAGATTTGTGTGCAGTAACGGAAGTTGGGTAAAAATAGAAGATATAAATCTTTGTTATGCGTCAAGTTGTTGGAATCCTGCTATAAATTATATTTCATACGCTCCTCTTCCACCACAGTATAGTTTTCTTAATAACTATAAATATTATTGTTATGAAAACTGGAACAGTAGTTATTGGTCATATACAATGGGGGGGTATAACTATAACATCACACCACTTTGTGTGTCAGGTGGAACATATAATTCTTCAACAGGAAAATGTGAACTAAATCCAACATGTAGTACAGGAACTTTGCAGCCTCAGGGTTGTTTTACAGGGTATAGTTGCCCGCTAGGGTCTTATTCTTGTTCAGGTAACCCTCCTACCTGTACAAAAGGGCAAACATGTGTAACACATAGTTCTACAGTTACAAAGTGGCAATGTTCTCTGAATGGAGTTCAATACGATACTCAGAACCAATGTACCACATCCTGTCATACTGCCTGTCCAGCAGGTGGAACATATAACCCATCTACGGGCAAATGTGAAGCAACTGCAACCTGTAGCACCGGAACCTTACAACCTCAGGGGTGTTTTACAGGGTATGGCTGTCCACTTGGGAATTATCAATGCCAGCAGGTAAACAATCAATGGATGTGTTCTTCGTATCAGTGTATCACACAAAACCAACTACAAGATGAAGGGGATGTTATACCCAGTGGATATGAAGATGACGGACCACGAGACGAACAGGGCAATTGTCTTGGAACGATATATATTTTTAACGGCAAAGGCATGAGATGCAGAAAATCAGGAGTAGATACTGGTTTTCATAACTGTTGTAACGAATCCAGAGGTAAACTTTACGATTCTACTGGGTCTATTGGAGGAGGAGTAGGGAATTTAGGAAAAGTAGCAGAAACAATAGCTGGTGTATATCAGGCTATAAATGTCGGAACTTTTACAGTTAAAAGTTTATCTGCTAATTACGCAATAATAACATTTAACAATGGCGTAGTAGATAAAGTTGTTCACCCTGTAGCAGGTACTTTAACAGGAACTCAAGCACAAGCATGGGTAGATGGGATGATAAAACAAGGGGCGTTAACCTACGGTAACCCTGTCTCAGGTGGAATGACTGTACGCATTGATACAAGTATCTCGGCAGATACACTAACTGCAAGTACGATGTCGGAATATTTAAAACAATCAGGGCTTGCAAACTCTGTTGTTGGGTTAGCTACATCTATGATAATAAAAGACCCTGTTCTTTCTTCCGCGGTAAATGTGGCTGCACAGTCTATATTAGTAGCTCTTGAATATGGAAGTGTGTTAAATATAGCAACGGCAGTCGTAGGTTTAGCAATGGCTTTATTTATGAAAAAATGTGATCAACAGGATATTATGACGTCTACTTTCAACGATTCTGGATACTGCCATGAGGTTGGTGAATACTGTATTAAGAAATGGAAATTCGTTGGCTGTGTGCAAAAAGCCAAAGGTTTCTGTTGTTTCAACAGTAAACTTGCAAGAATAATACACGAACAGGGAAGACCTCAACTTAAAGGATTTCAACCTAATGGTGCATGGGGCGATCCAAAATCTCCAAATTGCAGAGGTTTTCTACCTGAAGAGTTTCAAGCACTTGATTTTAACAAAATTGACCTCAGCGAGTATATTGAAGACATACAGCGTAATATAAGACAAAATCTTGAACCTCAACTTAAACAACAGGTTCAGCAGAACTGGGGGAGATAA
- a CDS encoding TraU family protein translates to MVNRLLNKLILLLFCGLLILPVTARAGQECRASFINPVTDIRWDAMFPVEIAGIEIKGPSNLPDPDKINAIICLCRRGNNVVLGVTVSYWNPSRIIETTKVPYCFSTIGGVEIQSPEPGTKQGSVNTNTPYTKQNAHWYVFPVWHILDLFVDIPCVPTEGFDLAYITEIDPTWNNDLVGFLLNPEALLFGNPVAQLACIADSVSATAWKPLDPLFWCMGSWGSSYPLTGGISEANYIKANAGLAARMVYKMNREALHWDTAVDYCGAVITPIWIKSHYKMHVLKPVRSEPMFIGRPSIIWETGKNPPFGTSQNAPDNFSWMLFQRVKCCLGKMF, encoded by the coding sequence ATGGTAAACAGACTTCTAAATAAGTTGATTTTGCTTTTGTTTTGTGGATTACTTATTTTGCCTGTTACTGCACGTGCAGGACAGGAATGCAGGGCATCTTTTATTAATCCTGTAACGGACATTCGCTGGGATGCTATGTTTCCTGTAGAAATTGCTGGTATAGAAATTAAAGGACCGAGTAATTTGCCTGACCCGGATAAAATCAATGCAATCATCTGTCTATGCCGCAGAGGGAACAATGTCGTTTTAGGAGTAACCGTATCTTATTGGAATCCCTCACGAATAATTGAAACAACAAAAGTGCCTTATTGCTTTAGTACAATAGGCGGAGTAGAAATACAGAGCCCTGAGCCGGGAACAAAACAGGGGTCGGTAAATACAAATACTCCCTATACAAAACAGAACGCTCACTGGTACGTTTTCCCAGTATGGCATATTCTTGATTTATTTGTAGACATTCCGTGTGTTCCTACTGAAGGTTTTGACCTTGCTTATATAACTGAGATAGACCCGACGTGGAATAATGATCTCGTAGGATTTTTACTTAACCCCGAAGCACTGCTCTTCGGTAATCCCGTTGCACAACTTGCCTGTATTGCGGATAGTGTCTCTGCTACTGCATGGAAGCCACTGGACCCGCTGTTCTGGTGCATGGGTAGTTGGGGAAGCAGTTATCCACTGACTGGCGGCATTTCTGAGGCTAATTACATAAAAGCAAACGCTGGGTTAGCAGCAAGAATGGTTTACAAGATGAATAGAGAAGCACTGCACTGGGATACAGCAGTTGATTACTGTGGTGCGGTAATAACACCAATCTGGATAAAGTCTCACTACAAGATGCACGTGTTAAAACCGGTAAGGAGTGAACCGATGTTCATAGGAAGACCATCAATTATATGGGAAACAGGGAAAAATCCTCCTTTTGGAACGAGTCAAAATGCACCAGACAATTTTAGTTGGATGTTATTTCAGAGGGTGAAATGTTGTTTAGGAAAAATGTTTTAA
- a CDS encoding type-F conjugative transfer system pilin assembly protein TrbC, translating into MLFRKNVLKTIIILASLGLFALVGYGQSLEGMVNSVNQKAKNLNVPNIPHNEEAIKKAQEAYQMSQSPVFKMHVEEFKQELKAILRGEKADKLTQYYSQMKKNNILSENERIYIFVSSSMPETTIRNYIKQASKIGSNIYFVMRGTIGGIKKITPTAQWITSVIKKDPYCKGECEMYPVKFLIDPFLYKKYNIQRVPAVVYVNGLENPEGLSEGLNSVKVKNFFVSYGDVSLEYHLKLIGERAKNENIKNLALNIGN; encoded by the coding sequence ATGTTGTTTAGGAAAAATGTTTTAAAAACAATCATAATTTTAGCATCCCTTGGCTTGTTTGCTCTTGTAGGCTATGGACAATCACTTGAGGGGATGGTAAATTCAGTTAATCAGAAAGCTAAAAATTTAAATGTACCTAATATCCCACATAATGAAGAAGCTATTAAAAAAGCCCAAGAAGCATATCAGATGTCGCAGTCTCCAGTTTTTAAGATGCATGTGGAAGAATTTAAACAAGAATTAAAAGCCATTCTGCGAGGTGAAAAAGCAGATAAACTTACACAGTATTATTCTCAAATGAAGAAAAATAATATTCTTTCGGAGAATGAAAGAATATACATCTTTGTCTCATCAAGTATGCCTGAAACAACAATTAGAAATTACATCAAACAGGCATCAAAAATTGGAAGTAATATATATTTTGTGATGAGAGGAACAATTGGAGGCATAAAAAAAATAACTCCTACTGCACAATGGATCACTTCAGTTATAAAAAAAGACCCTTACTGTAAAGGTGAATGTGAAATGTATCCTGTGAAGTTTCTTATAGACCCGTTTCTTTACAAGAAATACAACATTCAAAGGGTGCCAGCAGTGGTTTACGTGAATGGACTTGAAAATCCTGAAGGACTCAGCGAAGGGCTTAATTCGGTAAAAGTTAAAAACTTTTTTGTATCTTATGGCGATGTATCTCTGGAATATCATTTAAAACTTATAGGAGAGAGGGCAAAGAATGAAAATATTAAAAATCTTGCACTCAACATTGGCAATTAG
- a CDS encoding OmpA family protein: MKILKILHSTLAISVFCFTVSAYASGTGIEFKEYSYKDEGDIIQYPVTDTFVITDAKRAPLSAFVPSQKILLSLKVEEPAPEQEIKPSKQQEKLQEKELNKVEKTSTQCSHTVYFEFDRYNLVPSERKRLDENFNCFKDKEVEVLGYASPPGPARYNLVLSAKRAQTVADYLKTKGITLSLIKGMGETSESNIEAMNRKVEIKCK; this comes from the coding sequence ATGAAAATATTAAAAATCTTGCACTCAACATTGGCAATTAGTGTTTTTTGTTTTACAGTTTCGGCTTATGCATCAGGAACAGGCATTGAGTTTAAGGAATATTCCTACAAGGACGAAGGGGATATAATTCAGTATCCTGTTACCGATACTTTTGTAATTACTGACGCAAAAAGAGCTCCTTTAAGCGCATTTGTTCCAAGCCAAAAAATATTGCTAAGCCTAAAGGTGGAAGAACCTGCCCCTGAACAGGAAATAAAGCCATCAAAACAACAGGAAAAATTACAGGAAAAAGAATTGAATAAAGTTGAAAAAACATCAACTCAATGTTCTCATACAGTGTATTTTGAATTTGACAGATATAATTTAGTGCCATCAGAAAGAAAAAGATTAGATGAAAATTTCAATTGTTTTAAAGATAAAGAGGTAGAAGTTTTAGGGTATGCAAGCCCTCCAGGTCCTGCACGCTACAACCTTGTTCTATCTGCTAAAAGAGCACAAACAGTTGCTGATTATTTAAAGACCAAAGGAATCACTTTGTCCTTAATCAAAGGTATGGGTGAAACTTCTGAGAGTAATATAGAAGCGATGAACAGAAAAGTAGAAATCAAATGCAAATAA
- the traL gene encoding type IV conjugative transfer system protein TraL translates to MRYRVPQYLHKPHQILFMESDEFAMVMLFFVFALIFGYIFWILMFVVPWLYFKSKKKYPRGFLKHFLYKIGLINFQGAPNFFEKKFNE, encoded by the coding sequence ATGAGGTATAGGGTACCACAATATTTGCATAAACCACATCAAATATTGTTTATGGAATCTGATGAATTTGCTATGGTTATGCTGTTTTTCGTATTTGCTTTGATATTTGGGTATATTTTCTGGATTTTGATGTTTGTAGTTCCCTGGTTGTATTTCAAGTCTAAAAAGAAATATCCAAGAGGTTTTCTTAAACATTTCCTGTACAAAATAGGGCTTATCAATTTTCAAGGTGCTCCTAACTTCTTTGAGAAAAAATTCAACGAATAA